ATGAAGTTGGCGGTTAAGGTCAGGTTGGATCGCATAGTGAACTTTAAGATTGGTCCGCTTGTCATGACGATCCCACCGCCATTAATCCAGTTGGAGAGCTGATAGCCCATTCCCGGTGTCGCCGTCATCATATAGCTTTGCCCAAGTTCCAACAGTTTGCCGTTATAGCTGCCTTTGATCGTGCCGATGCCATTGGTCTGAACCGTTAATGTGTCACTCGCAATGTAGAGAAAACTAACGCTGTTGGTTGCGGAATAGTTGCCGGCAGCGTCCAAGGCGTATGCCTTGACCGTATTGGAGCGCGTCGTCAATGTCATTACCGCCGACCAATTAGTCCAGTTATTGACCGAGACAGCGTTGCTCCAGGCACCACCGTTCAATTGCCACAGTGCATTGGCTACTGCAATATGATCCTTGGCTGCTCCTTTGGCAGTTAATACCATATTGCTCACTCGTTGTCCCGTCACCAGATTGGTAATGCTCAGAATCGGTTTGCTTGTGTCCACAAAGTTGGCCTTCAATACCAAATTGCTTTGCATCACGAACTGCAATGTTGCACCGTTAGTTAGTACTGTCAGCGGCGATGAAATACCGCCCATCCAGTTCGCGAAGGCAAACCCCGCTCCCGCTGTCGCTGTCATGGAATAACTCTTCCCGACTTGCATGAGTGTATTGTTGAAGTTCGGTTTCAGAGATCCCAACCCGTTGGTGCTAACCGCTAGTGCTGTGCTTAAAACTCCGATAAAACTTACACTGTTAGTTGCCGAAATGTTACCAGTGGTGTCCATCGCATAGGTTTGGATTGTGTTGGTACCCGCAATCAGGTTTACTGTCGCCGACCAGTTGCTCCAGTTATCGGTAGTCGTCGCCTTTGTCCAAGCTGTGTCGTTCAATGAATACAAAACATTTGACACCGTTACATTGTCACCGGCCTTGCCTGTCACCGTGAATACTCCGTTGCTCCACCGTTGCCCTGACGTCGGCGAGGTGATGTTGTTGGTTGGCTTTTGAATGTCCACAAAGTTGGCCTTCAATACCAAATTACTTTGCATCACGAACTGCAATGTTGCACCGTTAGTTAGTACTGTCAGCGGCGATGAAATACCGCCCATCCAGTTCGCGAAGGCAAACCCCGCTCCCGCTGTCGCTGTCATGGAATAACTCTTCCCGACTTGCATGAGTGTATTGTTGAAGTTCGGTTTCAGAGATCCCAACCCGTTGGTGCTAACCGCTAGTGCTGTGCTTAAAACTCCGATAAAACTTACACTGTTAGTTGCCGAAATGTTACCAGTGGTGTCCATCGCATAGGTTTGGATTGTGTTGGTACCCGCAATCAGGTTTACTGTCGCCGACCAGTTGCTCCAGTTATCGGTAGTCGTCGCCTGATTCCAACCTGATCCATTTATTTGATACCACACATTGGATAATTGGACATTGTCTCTGGCGGTACCCATTACGGTAATTACAGAATTGGGCCATCGCTGACCGGGCAGAGGCAAAACAATGGTATTCGTCGGTATTCTGATATCAATAAAATTGGCTGTTAACGTGCGGTTGGTGTTAAGAACAAAAATATATTCTGGCGTCGTACTAGCCACAGTTCCATTTTCTGTCCAGTTGGTAAATGCATAACCGGCATTAGCAGACGCGGTTACTGCTTGGGAATTACCAGCCGCAAATGTGCCGCCACCGCTAGTCATGCCACCGATACTTGGTGATGCAGAAACACTAATTGAATACGCTAAAGTGTAAGTACCGAGAAATGCATTGGTAATGTTTTGACTAACGCTAACAGTTTGACTTGCCGGAGCAAGCCACCCGACAATGTTCTTGAATGTCACGGTGTGATTGCCAGCGGAAAGATGGTTCACCACAGCCTCGTTGGTTTGGAAAATCCTGCCATCTACTTGCCATTGCGCGCCATTGGTCACCGCCTCTGCGGGATTTAGCTTCAGTGCCAAAGAGCCGTTTGGCGTGCCCGTTGGCGGATCGAAAATCTCTGCATGGGTACCAATGGAATCGCCTCCTGTAACTAGCACTTCGCCATTGCGCAGCAAGGTTGCCGTGTGTGCAGTACGTGCATAGACCATCGGGGTGGCTGTCGCCCAAGTTCCAATAATCGGATCGTAAAGTTCTGTGCCTACACCAAAGCCTCCGGCGACAAACACTTTGCCATTAGGCAGCAGCGTTGCGGTGTGGCTGCTGCGAGAGCTACTCATCGAACCTGTCACCGCCCACGTTCCCACAGTGGGATCATATAACTCGGAGCTGGAAAGCTTTGCACTGCCGCTATCCCCTCCCGCAACCAGCACAAGCCCATTGGGCAGTAAAGTTGCCGTATGAAAACCGCGTGCAGCAGTCATTGCAGCGGTCGGTATCCAAGTTTCAGTGGATGGATTATATAGTTCTGCGCTAGAAAGATTGTTGCCAGTGGAGGGAGTGTAATAGACACCACCTGCAACCAGCACAAGCCCATTAGGCAGTAAAGTTGCAGTATGACCACAGCGTGCAGAGGCCATTGATCCCGTTTTTGACCACGCCGATGCAGCAGGGTCATATAGCTCCGCGCTAGAACGAGTATATACGGCATAAGGGACCACATCCCATGCTCCCCCGGTAACCAGCACCTTGCCGTTAGTCAGCAAGGTTGCGGTGTGGAGCCCGCGTGTGTCGTTCATTGGGCTGACTAATGCCCATGAGTTGACAATTGGGTCATATAGCTCTGTTCTGGAAATATATACTGGGTTAACCCTCCAGGTTTCACCTCCTGCGACAAGCACCTTCCCATTGGGCAGAACCGTCCCTGAATGGAATTCGCTGGGCGTATTTAAAGGGCCGGTCGCCGTCCATGTCCCACTCGACGAATCATACAGCTCTGTGTTAGAAGCACTTGAATTGCCGCCAGCGACAAGCACATGACCATCTGTCAGCAGGTTGGCTGTATGAAAACTGTGTGAGGCAATCATCGGCCCAACCGTCGTCCAATAACCATCAGGCGCATCGTATAGTTCAGCGCTAGAAAGGGTTGAGCAATAAGAACCAGCGTCCGGACAAATGACACCGCCGCCTGCAAGCAGCAGTTTTCCATCAGGCAGCAAGGTCGCCGTTTGTCCTCCACGCATAGTCGTTAATGGGCTAATAGTCGTCCAAACTCCACTTGGTGGATCGTAAACCTCAGCACTGGAATATGTCACCGTTGCTGCGTTGCCCCTGCGTGACCATCCGCCCGTCACAAGCACCTGTCCGTTAGGCAAAAGGGTCATCGAGTGTCCAGATCGTGGGTTTTGCATACTTGCTACCGGCGACCATACCGGTGACCATGTTCCTGTGGCGGGATCGTATATTTCACAACTAGCCAATTCCGATGCAGACCCACTGCCTCCTGCTACCAGTACTTGGCCGTTGGGAAATAGGATTGCCGCATGACCAGAGCGATTATTATTAAGCGAACCAGTTGTTGTCCATGTCCCAGAAACCGGATCATACAGCTCTGAAATACGTCCAGCTCCCCCTGCAACTAATACCTTTCCGTTAGGTAGCAAGGTGCTTGTGAATGATGTATGTTTGGTACGCATGATCCAAGCAGTCGGAGTCCACATATCACTCAATGGATCATATATCTCAGATGTGGAATGAAGAACATTGGGGCCACGCCACCAATTGGTTGAAGTGCCGCCTACAATCAGCACTTGCCCATTCGTCAGCAGAGTAGCTGTAAGGCTATTTCCACATGCATAATTCATTGGTCTGGTTGAAGCCCAGGTATCCGCCGCAGGATCGTAAAGCGCCGCACCGTCCCCTGCAGCACTTCCCCCCACGACTAAAACCTTACCATTGCGCATCATCACCGCCGCACCGCTACGCGAGGCGACCATGGAGCCTGTAGCGGTCCAGATCCCTGATTCGGGATCGTATATTTCAGCGTTCGCACCCGTGGTATTTCCCCCAACAATTAAAGTCTTTCCGTTGGGTAAAAGAGTGGCAGTATGATTTACGCGCGCTGTAGTCATCGCGCTAGGGACAGAGGTGGCCTTTACTGGTTGAATGACCAGTAAAATAGAAAATAATGAAACCATCACCAACGTCCGAATGAATGAAGTAATAGTTCGCGGTTGAGTTTTCATAGCTGTCATAATCTCGCCAAAGACCTCACTTCGTCCTTAAGTTCAGACTTGTATTTACTACCTGGTTTCCACCGACGCGCGACTTCTGCGAGCGCCAGTTTCAATGCTTTCATGGCGATTCGTGGGCAGTTCTTGGTTTGCTCGCACTGCTGGGCCACCCAAGCCAGAATGAGAAGAGCAGGTGCACTGGGTAACCATCTAAAACGTGAACCACGTGCGTTGGGGTATTCCCTTTGCAGCCTAGGAGCATTAAACTCTGGGTCTAGGCAAACATCTTTGAAGAAGAGAACGTTGTGCCGCTTCAAAGAAGGTGGTAATGAGACCAGCAACTTTTTTGTACTCGTGACGATTTTCAAGTTAACTTTCTGATTGGGGCAAGCACTTAACAATATTAATTTAGTAGCTTCCGCGATGTAGAAGCAAAAGCCAAATGACCATACCCCATTTTTCCATTGCTGCTGCAGAGCTATCATCGACTCGGGCCGTTTAAACTCGGGCCGTAACAGTTTGGTCATGCGCTGAGGATCGGATAGAAATGTTTCACGAATGGCGTTAAGAATCTCAGATTCGTTCCAGCCTTCGAAAATTTTGCTGTCCCCAAAGATTTTTACACATTCCGATTTATTCATTGGGAACCTCGGCGTTTCGGCGTTCATATTAACAGGTGAATTGCTAGAATTTCGTTTTCTGCCGCACTATTTGCATTTACTTGGGAATGGCTATCCGAGAAGCTAAGCGCAAAGGCCATACCACTCAAAGGCAGAATCAGAAGAAATCTTTCCGTTGGGTATCAGATTGGCAGTATGATTTGCGCGCGCTTTAGTCATCGCCCAAGTTGGGACGGAGGTGGCCTTTACCAGTTGGATAAGACAAAGAACAAGTAGCAACTGGACCGACGCCAGCGCTCGCGCGGCAGAGGTACGATTTTCGGGATGCACTTTCATAAGGGCTCGTGATGAAGATCGCCACTCCGATGTATCAAAATTCCGGCTTTATAGCATTTCTCGATTATGAGTTTCCGCGTCTGCGGGCTGCACTCGTCCTCCGCCACAACCCACGCCCCGAGCTTGTAGCCATACCCATTTTTATCTTGCTTTGGACTTGTAAATAACTCTAGTTTCAGGGCGTCGTACTCTTCGGTCTCCCGGTTGCTCCTTTTCTTGACCTCTACAACAAGCAGATTACTTTCATCGTTTCGCCGCTCATGCACGACGATGTCTGGCGCAACTGAGAAGACGTAAAATCCGTCGTCGTCTGCCTCCAGATTCCTGCGCCTCGCCGCCTTTACGATTACCCTAATCCTCTCTTCGGCATCCGCTGCCAGCAACTTCTTTTCCCCAACGTGCCGATTGTATTCGCAGTCCACGACAATTTGGTTGGCTCCCCCCAAGCACAACCTCCGTAGTTCGCATTCGATGTAAACCGCCAAGCGATGGGCTATTGCACGCTCACTGGCTCCAGCCCAATCAGGTGAATGTTCCAGCGTGTCTTCGCTACGGGGACAAAGCAGAGTGCATGGCTCTCCACTTTGGTTGAAGCGGTCAATGCCTTTTCTAAGGCATTGCCAGACGAGGTCTTCCACCCTGGCAGAGGTAGATCCAAGATGTTGACTATCATCCTTATTGCTCATATGTGATGAACCTACGCCCATACCGGCTGGGGAATCAAGCGTAATTGTTTATCGGGAAAGTCAGCAGCCGATCTGCGCCAAACTGACACTTCTCCTTGCATCCGGGCGGGGGCTGATTAAGCTGTTTCCCATGCGAATTTTATCAGGCATACAACCGTCGGGCACGCTGCATCTCGGGAATTATTTCGGGATGATGATGCCGGCCATGGAATTGCAGTCCAAGGGCCAGGCCTATTATTTTATCGCCAATTACCATTCCATGACCTCGCTGTTTGATGCCGAACAGCGCCGCAAAAACACCCTCGAAGTGGCCGTTGACTTTCTGGCGTGCGGTCTGGACCCCAAGCAGGCCACGTTCTTCCGGCAATCCGATGTGCCTGAAGTGTGCGAATTGACCTGGCTGCTCACCACCATCACCCCCATGGGTTTGCTGGAGCGCTGCCACAGTTACAAGGACAAGCTGGCCAAAGGCATTTCGTTCAACCACGGTTTGTTTGCCTACCCGGTGCTCATGGCCGCCGACATCCTGATTTACGATTCCAACATCGTGCCGGTGGGGCGCGACCAAAAACAACACCTGGAAGTCGCCCGCGACATCGCCGGCAAGTTCAACGAACAATATGGCCAGACCTTTGTCATCCCGGAGCCCATGATCCGCGAGGAGGTCGCGGAAGTGCCCGGCGTGGATGGCCAAAAGATGAGCAAGAGCTACGGCAATGCCATCGAAATCTTTGGTGACGAAAAAGTCCTGCGTAAAAAAATTATGAGCCTGGTAATGGACAGCCGTTCGCCGCAGGAACCGAAGCCGGACGCGGAAAAGAACCTGGCGATCAAGCTGCTCAAGCTGGTGGCTCCCCCTGCCGTGGCGCAGGATTTTGAAGACCGTCTGCGGGCGGGCGGGCTGGGTTATGGGGATTTGAAAAAGGCGCTGTTCGAGCATTATTGGAATTGCTTTGCCGCCGCACGCACTCGCCGGGCGGAATTGGTGGCCAACCTGGATTACGTCGAACAGGTTTTACGAGACGGCGCGCAACGCGCCCGGACGGAAGCCGTGAAAGTGCTCGACCGCGCCCGCCGCGCGTCCGGAGTATCAGCCTAGCAGTTCTTTATGAAAACGGGGCCTGTTGTGAATCGTGCCGGGGGCCTGCATCCGGGCCTCGGATGGACTTTGGCCACCGCTGTGGTGCTGGGCTTGCTGATCTGGTTGTTACCCCGGCAGAAAACACCCGGCGGCATGACTGGCGAGCAACCGGCGCTGGTGGTTTATTGCGCGGCGGGCATCCAGTCACCGGTGCAGGAAGTGGCGCGGGAATTCGAGAAACTGTATGGCGTCAAAATCCAACTGCAATACGGCGGCTCGGGAACGTTGCTTGCCAATTTGAAGGTGTCCAAGATCGGCGACCTGTTCATCCCCGGTGACGAGAGTTACATCACCCTGGGAAAACAGCAGGGCTTGCTGGCGGAAGTTCTGCCGCTTGCGCACCAGGTGCCGGTGATCATCGTGCGCCGGGGCAATCCTGCAAAGATTCAAACGGTCAAGGATTTGCTGCGGACCGGCATCAAGGTATCACTGGCCAATCCGGAAGCCGCTTCGATTGGAACGATTGTCAAGCGGGTATTAAGCGCCTCGGGCGACTGGGCCGCCTTGGAAGCCCAGACCCGGAAGTCGGGCGTATTCAAACCCACCGTCAACGATGTGGCCAACGACGTAAAGCTGGGGGCGGTGGATGCCGGCGTGGTCTGGGATGCCACTGCCCAACAGTATCCCGCATTAGAGATGGTGCGGGTGCCGGAATTTGCCCAAGCCGGTCAAACCATCAGTGTGGCCGTCTTGAACAGCACCCGGCAGTCGGCCTTGGCGTTGCGCTTCGCGCGCTACCTGGGGGCGCGCGACAAAGGCCTCAAGGCTTTCACCCGCTGGCATTACAGCGTGGCGGAAGGTGATGCGTGGGCGGAGATCCCCCAAATCACACTGTTCAGCGGTGCAATGCTGCGACCCGGCGTCGAGCAAACCCTCAAAGATTTTGAGCAGCGCGAGGGCGTGCGCATCAACACCATTTACAACGGCTGCGGCATCCTGACCTCCCAGATGCGCGCTGGGCAGCGCCCCGACGCCTATTTTGCGTGCGACACTTCTTTCATGAAATCCGTGCAGGACCTGTACCACGACAGCGTGACCATTTCAGAAAATGAAATCCTCATCATCGTGCCCAAGGGAAACCCGCAAAAAATTCAGACGGTGGAGGATCTGACCAAACCCGGCTTGCGCCTGGGCCTGGCGCATCCGGAGAAATCCGCCATGGGCGCGCTGACGAAAAACATGCTGGTGGCGATGGGACGCTACGAAGCGGTATGCCGGAACCTGAAGTTGGATTCGCCGACCGGCGACTTCCTGATCAACCAACTACGCACCGGCTCGCTGGATGCCATCATCGCCTGCCGCAGCAACGCGCAGAATGTGCGTGAACATGTGGAGGTCATCCGCATTGACCATCCGTTGGCCACGGCGGTACAGCCCTACGGCGTGGCCAAATCCACCCAATACCAGCAACTCATGACCCGGCTCTTGGAGATGATTGAAAGCCCCGCCTCGAGCAACCGTTTTACCGGTGCCGGTTTCTATTGGCGTTTTCAAGCCCGGACCAATTAAATCCGAACTTTGGATCAAACCGCCTTGCGGGCAATGCTGTTACGCTGTGCCCAGGCGGGATCGGCGTTCGGATAATCCAAATTGTGATGCAGCCCGCGGCTTTCGGGGCGTTGCAGGGCGCAACGCACCACCAATTCCGCCACCGTGGCAATGTTGCGCAATTCCAACAAGTCGCTGGTGATGCGAAAATCCCAGTAGTACTCCTGGATTTCCGATTGCAGCAAATCAATGCGGGCCTTGGCGCGTTGCAGGCGTTTGTTGGTGCGCACAATCCCCACATAATCCCACATTACCCGGCGCAGTTCGTCCCAGTTGTGCGACACCACCACAAATTCATCCGCATTGGTGGCGTTACCATAATGCCAGTCGGGAATCTTCACCTCGGTGAGCGGCAACGGATTGGCCACAGACTTCAGGGCCGCTCGGTGGGCGCAAACCACGGCTTCCAACAGCGAATTACTGGCGAGCCGGTTGGCACCATGCAGTCCGGTGCAGGCCACTTCGCCAATCCCATACAGCCCGGCGATTTCCGTTTCGCCGTCCAGGTTGGTCACCACGCCACCGCATTGGTAATGGGCCGCCGGGACCACCGGGATGTATTCCTTCGTGATATCAATGCCGTATTGCAGGCAGCTCTGGTAAATGTTGGGAAAACGGTTCATCAGGAACCGCGCAGATTTGTGCGTGATGTCCAACCAGACGTGTTCTGCGCCGGTGCGCTTCATCTCGCTGTCAATGGCGCGGGCCACAATGTCGCGCGGGGCGAGCGACTTCAACGGATGGACGTGGTCCATGAATTCGTTGCCCTCCAAGTTTTTGAGCACTCCGCCCTCCCCGCGGACCGCCTCGCTGACGAGGAATGATTTCGCTTTGGGATGAAACAGGCAGGTGGGATGAAACTGGACAAACTCCATGTTGGCGATGGACGCTCCCGCCCGGAACGCCATGGCCACGCCATCGCCCGTGGCGATATCAGGATTGGTGGTGTACAGATACACCTTGCCGCAACCGCCGGTGGCCAGTACCACGGTGTTGGCCGCAAAGGTGATGACCTCCCCGGATTCCTTGCTGAGCACATACGCCCCGAGGCAGCGGTTGGTCCCCACATAACCCAGCTTTTGCGTGGTGATCAGGTCCACGCCAAAATGATTCTCGAATATCTCGATGCGCGGTTCGCGGGCACAGGCTTGGAGCAACGCTTGTTCAATTTCCCGTCCGGTCATGTCCTTGGCATGCAGGATGCGGCGGTGCGAATGCCCCCCTTCCATGCCCAAATCCAGCTCTTTTTTGCCGGCGGCGTTTGGGGAGGTTTTTTCGGAGAACTGAATGCCATACTCAATCAGTTCGGCGATGCGCGCCGGGCCCTCGGAAATGATGGCGCGTACCGCCGGTTCGTTGCACAGGCCCGCGCCTGCCGTCAGGGTATCCTGGATATGGCTGTCCAGCGAATCATCCTTGGCCATCACGGCAGCGATGCCCCCTTGGGCGTAGTTGGAATTGGATTCGGCGCTGTTCTTTTTGGTCACCACAGCCACCCGTCCGTGTTTGGACGCCTTGAGCGCGTAAAACAGCCCCGCAATGCCGCTGCCCAGTACCAGGAAATCGTATGATTTCATAGGAGTGCGTTATCAATCAAACGGGTTTTGCCAATGAATACCGCCATCGCCATGTGCGTGCCATGCCGCACCTGCGCGGCCGGTTGCAAGGTTTCCGGATCAAAAAAATGGATGTAATCCACGCGGGCATCCGGGCGGGTTTCAATTTCGGCGCGCAACGTCTGGCGCAAGGCATCTGCCGATAACGGACGCGCGGCGGTCAGCACCGCCTTTTGCGCCGCCTGGATGGTCAGCCACAGGCACATCGCTTGCGGGCGCTGGGTAGGCGTCAGGTATTTGTTGCGTGAACTCATGGCCAGCCCATCGTTCTCGCGGCGCGTATGAGCAACCTCGATTTTCACCGGGAAATTCAAATTCTCCGTCATGCGCTGAAGGATGGCGGCCTGCTGATAATCCTTGGCACCAAACACCGCCACGTCCGGCAGCACCAGATTAAACAACTTGGCCACCACCGTGGTCACGCCGCGAAAGTGTGCGGGGCGGGACTCGCCTTCCATGAACTGCGAAAGATTTTCCTCCACCACGTAGGTGCTGTAACGGCCTTCGGCTTTACCAGGGTACATGTCTGCGTCGTGCGGCGTGAACAGCACATTCACCCCTGCCGCCCGGCATTGCCGGGTGTCCCCGGCCAGGTCGCGCGGATACTTGGCCAAGTCCTCATGCGGTGCGAATTGGGTGGGATTGACATAGAGACTAAGCACCACCACGCCCTGTTTGCCGACCAATTTCCGGGCGCGCTGTACGAGGCTGAGATGCCCCTCATGCAGGTAACCCATGGTGGGTACCAACCCCACCTTTTTACCCTGCCGACGCCATTTTAACGCCAGCAACTGCATTTTTTTCACTGATGGAATGACTTGCATGACTTTGTCTCTACCGCAAACCTAAAACAAATGCACGCTGGAAAAACAAAAATCGGGAAACGAGTTTTCCAGTTGACACGCGGCGACAATTTCCTAGAATGCCCCCCGTAAGTACGCATAAACCATTAACATGCGGCCACCGGGCCGTTGTTCGCGATGTCATTATGACTGAACGACTTCGATGCGCAGTAATTGGCACAGGGGCCATTGGCCTCGACCATTTAAACAGTTTGCTTCATTGTCCACGCGCCACGGCGGTGGCCATCTGTGAAATCCATCCACAGCGCGCGCGGGAAGCCGCTGAACGTTATAAAATCGCCCGTAGTTACTCGGATTATCGCGAGTTGCTCGACCAGCCGGATATTGACGCGGTGATTGTGGCCGTGCCGAATCACTTGCACGCCAAAGTGGCGGTGGATGCCTTGAAGGCGCGCAAGCACGTGCTGCTCGAAAAGCCCATGGCCACCAACGCCAAGGACGCCGCCAAAATCGTGGAGACTGCCCAAGCCATGAAACAGGTGTTGATGGTGGCGCAGAATCTTCGGTTCCATCGCCATACCCAGGTGGCCCGTAGCTTCTTGCAACGCGGCGACTTGGGCCAGATTTACCACGCCCGCGCCTTCTGGCTGCGGCGCAACGGCATCCCTCGTATTGGCTCCTGGTTCACCCAGAAAAAGTTTTCCGGTGGCGGCTGCACCTATGATATCGGTGTCCACATGCTGGATTTATGCCTGCATTTACTGGGTGAATTTGAGGTGACCCGGGTGACCGGCTACCTGGCGGCAAAATTCGGGCCTCGCGGGCTGGCCGAGACAGATTGGGGGCGGAGCGAAATTGATCCTTTGAAACCTTTTGATGTGGAAGACTTTAGCACTGCTCTGCTTCAGCTCAAGAGTGGCCGCACGGTGGCCCTCGAGGCATCCTGGGCCGGGATGCATGCGCCTGACGCGCGTGAACAAGGCGTGGACCTGTTGGGAACAACCGGCGGGTTGAGCCTGTTTCCGGCCCGGCTGTACCGGCAGGGTGCCAACGGCACCGAGGCTACCTGGTTGCACACTCCCAAGGTATCCTGCCCGGAAGACCGGGTGCATCATTTCGTCCAGTGTGTGTTGGAAGGCAAAAAGCTGCTCGTTCCCCCCGAGGAATCCTTGAAAGTTCAGCAGATTCTCGATGCGATTTACACCTCTGCTGCAACCGGCAAGGAA
This genomic stretch from Verrucomicrobiota bacterium harbors:
- a CDS encoding kelch repeat-containing protein; protein product: MKTQPRTITSFIRTLVMVSLFSILLVIQPVKATSVPSAMTTARVNHTATLLPNGKTLIVGGNTTGANAEIYDPESGIWTATGSMVASRSGAAVMMRNGKVLVVGGSAAGDGAALYDPAADTWASTRPMNYACGNSLTATLLTNGQVLIVGGTSTNWWRGPNVLHSTSEIYDPLSDMWTPTAWIMRTKHTSFTSTLLPNGKVLVAGGAGRISELYDPVSGTWTTTGSLNNNRSGHAAILFPNGQVLVAGGSGSASELASCEIYDPATGTWSPVWSPVASMQNPRSGHSMTLLPNGQVLVTGGWSRRGNAATVTYSSAEVYDPPSGVWTTISPLTTMRGGQTATLLPDGKLLLAGGGVICPDAGSYCSTLSSAELYDAPDGYWTTVGPMIASHSFHTANLLTDGHVLVAGGNSSASNTELYDSSSGTWTATGPLNTPSEFHSGTVLPNGKVLVAGGETWRVNPVYISRTELYDPIVNSWALVSPMNDTRGLHTATLLTNGKVLVTGGAWDVVPYAVYTRSSAELYDPAASAWSKTGSMASARCGHTATLLPNGLVLVAGGVYYTPSTGNNLSSAELYNPSTETWIPTAAMTAARGFHTATLLPNGLVLVAGGDSGSAKLSSSELYDPTVGTWAVTGSMSSSRSSHTATLLPNGKVFVAGGFGVGTELYDPIIGTWATATPMVYARTAHTATLLRNGEVLVTGGDSIGTHAEIFDPPTGTPNGSLALKLNPAEAVTNGAQWQVDGRIFQTNEAVVNHLSAGNHTVTFKNIVGWLAPASQTVSVSQNITNAFLGTYTLAYSISVSASPSIGGMTSGGGTFAAGNSQAVTASANAGYAFTNWTENGTVASTTPEYIFVLNTNRTLTANFIDIRIPTNTIVLPLPGQRWPNSVITVMGTARDNVQLSNVWYQINGSGWNQATTTDNWSNWSATVNLIAGTNTIQTYAMDTTGNISATNSVSFIGVLSTALAVSTNGLGSLKPNFNNTLMQVGKSYSMTATAGAGFAFANWMGGISSPLTVLTNGATLQFVMQSNLVLKANFVDIQKPTNNITSPTSGQRWSNGVFTVTGKAGDNVTVSNVLYSLNDTAWTKATTTDNWSNWSATVNLIAGTNTIQTYAMDTTGNISATNSVSFIGVLSTALAVSTNGLGSLKPNFNNTLMQVGKSYSMTATAGAGFAFANWMGGISSPLTVLTNGATLQFVMQSNLVLKANFVDTSKPILSITNLVTGQRVSNMVLTAKGAAKDHIAVANALWQLNGGAWSNAVSVNNWTNWSAVMTLTTRSNTVKAYALDAAGNYSATNSVSFLYIASDTLTVQTNGIGTIKGSYNGKLLELGQSYMMTATPGMGYQLSNWINGGGIVMTSGPILKFTMRSNLTLTANFITNAFLSRKGDYVGIFSPSNDLSNADWTNSGTLKLTVTDKGTFTGQLTYQGKAYPAGGTFDVGGVFSNSIARGKDPALQIMMNLDLSGGNGISGRIKQGTTWAADLWADKVLKVAQKANYLMTAVTQLGNTNGTFQLSVLPSGTVILTGTLSDKTKLTGSLPLTVQNEVVMYQSLYSGKGMWLGYVSFVRTNGVAHWQKLSNSLDKVSPQGFSVNLRLVP
- the trpS gene encoding tryptophan--tRNA ligase, with amino-acid sequence MRILSGIQPSGTLHLGNYFGMMMPAMELQSKGQAYYFIANYHSMTSLFDAEQRRKNTLEVAVDFLACGLDPKQATFFRQSDVPEVCELTWLLTTITPMGLLERCHSYKDKLAKGISFNHGLFAYPVLMAADILIYDSNIVPVGRDQKQHLEVARDIAGKFNEQYGQTFVIPEPMIREEVAEVPGVDGQKMSKSYGNAIEIFGDEKVLRKKIMSLVMDSRSPQEPKPDAEKNLAIKLLKLVAPPAVAQDFEDRLRAGGLGYGDLKKALFEHYWNCFAAARTRRAELVANLDYVEQVLRDGAQRARTEAVKVLDRARRASGVSA
- a CDS encoding substrate-binding domain-containing protein: MNRAGGLHPGLGWTLATAVVLGLLIWLLPRQKTPGGMTGEQPALVVYCAAGIQSPVQEVAREFEKLYGVKIQLQYGGSGTLLANLKVSKIGDLFIPGDESYITLGKQQGLLAEVLPLAHQVPVIIVRRGNPAKIQTVKDLLRTGIKVSLANPEAASIGTIVKRVLSASGDWAALEAQTRKSGVFKPTVNDVANDVKLGAVDAGVVWDATAQQYPALEMVRVPEFAQAGQTISVAVLNSTRQSALALRFARYLGARDKGLKAFTRWHYSVAEGDAWAEIPQITLFSGAMLRPGVEQTLKDFEQREGVRINTIYNGCGILTSQMRAGQRPDAYFACDTSFMKSVQDLYHDSVTISENEILIIVPKGNPQKIQTVEDLTKPGLRLGLAHPEKSAMGALTKNMLVAMGRYEAVCRNLKLDSPTGDFLINQLRTGSLDAIIACRSNAQNVREHVEVIRIDHPLATAVQPYGVAKSTQYQQLMTRLLEMIESPASSNRFTGAGFYWRFQARTN
- the nadB gene encoding L-aspartate oxidase; translation: MKSYDFLVLGSGIAGLFYALKASKHGRVAVVTKKNSAESNSNYAQGGIAAVMAKDDSLDSHIQDTLTAGAGLCNEPAVRAIISEGPARIAELIEYGIQFSEKTSPNAAGKKELDLGMEGGHSHRRILHAKDMTGREIEQALLQACAREPRIEIFENHFGVDLITTQKLGYVGTNRCLGAYVLSKESGEVITFAANTVVLATGGCGKVYLYTTNPDIATGDGVAMAFRAGASIANMEFVQFHPTCLFHPKAKSFLVSEAVRGEGGVLKNLEGNEFMDHVHPLKSLAPRDIVARAIDSEMKRTGAEHVWLDITHKSARFLMNRFPNIYQSCLQYGIDITKEYIPVVPAAHYQCGGVVTNLDGETEIAGLYGIGEVACTGLHGANRLASNSLLEAVVCAHRAALKSVANPLPLTEVKIPDWHYGNATNADEFVVVSHNWDELRRVMWDYVGIVRTNKRLQRAKARIDLLQSEIQEYYWDFRITSDLLELRNIATVAELVVRCALQRPESRGLHHNLDYPNADPAWAQRNSIARKAV
- the panC gene encoding pantoate--beta-alanine ligase, with the translated sequence MQVIPSVKKMQLLALKWRRQGKKVGLVPTMGYLHEGHLSLVQRARKLVGKQGVVVLSLYVNPTQFAPHEDLAKYPRDLAGDTRQCRAAGVNVLFTPHDADMYPGKAEGRYSTYVVEENLSQFMEGESRPAHFRGVTTVVAKLFNLVLPDVAVFGAKDYQQAAILQRMTENLNFPVKIEVAHTRRENDGLAMSSRNKYLTPTQRPQAMCLWLTIQAAQKAVLTAARPLSADALRQTLRAEIETRPDARVDYIHFFDPETLQPAAQVRHGTHMAMAVFIGKTRLIDNALL
- a CDS encoding Gfo/Idh/MocA family oxidoreductase, with the protein product MTERLRCAVIGTGAIGLDHLNSLLHCPRATAVAICEIHPQRAREAAERYKIARSYSDYRELLDQPDIDAVIVAVPNHLHAKVAVDALKARKHVLLEKPMATNAKDAAKIVETAQAMKQVLMVAQNLRFHRHTQVARSFLQRGDLGQIYHARAFWLRRNGIPRIGSWFTQKKFSGGGCTYDIGVHMLDLCLHLLGEFEVTRVTGYLAAKFGPRGLAETDWGRSEIDPLKPFDVEDFSTALLQLKSGRTVALEASWAGMHAPDAREQGVDLLGTTGGLSLFPARLYRQGANGTEATWLHTPKVSCPEDRVHHFVQCVLEGKKLLVPPEESLKVQQILDAIYTSAATGKEVTLKC